One genomic segment of Pseudomonas chlororaphis subsp. aurantiaca includes these proteins:
- a CDS encoding beta strand repeat-containing protein, with product MTGIALENVMITSKTTTSPTNDLTTTQSDCDPPFLVFGDSVTLDETSGLQNFTVTPSPAGDADDNDILLSALPSAFATRLTALGAGTAMDAALSGYTGAVGDTGSNAFTLNLTPGVNVLDIKFTDSLGAALNGLDSGLDTLDGTSILLYTDTDNNILLGRAGGPDGAIVFAAYIEETGSPVSGGKIWTVEYQPLKHPDASNPDDALNLLNKVFVSTVQDGFDLTNAPSGQNLFLMFTGANPTVVDDGGVLRVSDPTIIATGKDPADQSSGANINTGDRINTSQGGGAVTIGTNNQMITEQEGIRLTFVTGARLDVTVPNLSQTEADVEDNIDFTAMFNATTASFDVVQLQGGKTAVVKISAYSTAVEDRVDFVNGYANDTSVAITNVRVFDKSTGLLIENSDGSVNDPGIAISFTGGVATVTGVKANYQIEYTTSADHNRVLIENGAAVNARGDNHADFDIGGFSLRHPSTITSEIGSQMIFEDDGPAAAGTAEAGTVDEDGLANGIAGGVGDVPGEVTSVSGNVSAIFQSGVDVPLTYSLSSDTSGLPALSSGGVALVYSVVGDTLTAKAGAVDVFTFSLSAAGAYSFTLLQPLDHPAGDDENDITLNLGAMLQATDKDSDSVTAAADKLVITVDDDTPTANGTAEAGTVDEDGLANGIAGGVGDVPGEATTASGSVTAIFQSGADVPLTYSLSSDTSGLPALSSGGVALVYSVAGDTLTAKAGATDVFTFSLSAAGAYSFTLLQPLDHPAGNDENDITLNLGAMLQATDKDGDTVTAAAEKLVITVDDDTPTAAGTAEAGTVDEDGLANGIAGGVGDVPGEATTASGSVTAIFQSGADVPLTYSLSSDTSGLPALTSGGVALVYSVAGDTLTAKAGAVDVFTFSLSATGDYSFTLLQPLDHPAGNDENDITLNLGTLLQATDKDGDTVTAAADKLVITVDDDTPTANGTAEAGTVDEDGLANGIAGGIGDVPGEATTASGNVTAIFQSGADVPLTYSLSSDTSGLPALSSGGVALVYSVAGDTLTAKAGAVDVFTFSLNAAGDYSFSLLQPLDHPAGNDENDITLNLGAMLQATDKDGDTVTAAAEKLVITVDDDTPTATGTAEAGTVDEDGLANGIAGGIGDVPGEATTASGNVTAIFQSGADVPLTYSLSSDTSGLPALSSGGVALVYSVAGDTLTAKAGAVDVFTFSFSAAGAYSFTLLQPLDHPAGNDENDITLNLGAMLQATDKDGDTVTAAAEKLVITIDDDTPTATGTAEAGTVDEDGLTNGIAGGVGDVPGEATTASGSVTGIFQSGADVPLTYSLSSDTSGLPALSSGGVALVYSVAGDTLTAKAGATDIFTFSLNAAGDYSFTLLQPLDHPAGNDENDITLNLGAMLQATDKDGDTVTAAAEKLVITVDDDTPTATGTAEAGTVDEDGLANGIAGGIGDVPGEATTASGNVTAIFQSGADVPLTYSLSSDTSGLPALSSGGVALVYSVAGDTLTAKAGAVDVFTFSLNAAGDYSFSLLQPLDHPAGNDENDITLNLGAMLQATDKDGDTVTAAAEKLVITIDDDTPTATGTAEAGTVDEDGLANGIAGGVGDVPGEATTASGSVTGTFQSGADVPLTYSLSSDTSGLPALSSGGVALVYSVAGDTLTAKAGATDVFTFSLSAAGDYNFTLLQPLDHPAGNDENDITLNLGAMLQATDKDGDTVTAAAEKLVITVDDDTPTATGTAEAGTVDEDGLTNGIAGGVGDVPGEATTASGSATAIFQSGADVPLTYSLSSDTSGLPALSSGGVALVYSVAGDTLTAKAGATDIFTFSLNAAGDYSFTLLQPLDHPAGNDENDITLNLGTMFQATDKDGDTVTAAADKLVITVDDDTPTATGTAAAGTVDEDGLANGIAGGIGDVAGEATVANGSVSGVFQSGADVPLTYALSSDTSGLPALSSGGVALVYSVAGDTLTAKAGTTDVFTFSLSAAGAYSFTLLQPLDHPAGNDENDITLNLGTLLKATDRDGDTVTAAPDKLVITVDDDTPTANGTAEAGTVDEDGLANGIAGGIGDVPGEVTTVSGNVTGIFQSGADVPLSYSLSSNTSGLPALSSGGVALTYSVLGNTLTAKAGATDVFTLSLTVAGAYTFSLLQPLDHAAGNDENDLVLNLGTLLQATDKDGDTVTAAADKLVITVDDDTPTLAFGNLIGTGTDQAQQGYWNMAAGADGLGAAGLDISLVNGQFTLVRPDDTTTTGTGTLVEQSPSPDANGAYQFAGTLTGDFDNNAATADTTVHYTLSAYANGTYALDLEEGFRSTIVLSSADGSLDAGGPDPVRTLTIGSEDIVFFGANPLAPASGANSIQTGIGLGASDPTEAQLQTNPLPSFIGSAALNVSTAGIGIANNLLQGDNQAAIGAADESFVVNPESLLTSMKVFIDNSVGGYNTATEDLYYRVFYEDGTFSNLIEVNTLTPEAGGQVSFTVGQSATSLIDAVQLIMARGEIKIPTIEFTHETESLASDVKLAFNATVTDKDGDTATSAFDANLFANDTADALFDFRLVGTTGERDAFNIDLSVAENQYQVSGFDAGAGQRDAVVLIGDPGAVVQSVDNTGADSVVTVAETGGQITTITLVGVDLLNTDIVMGSV from the coding sequence ATGACTGGTATTGCACTGGAGAACGTCATGATTACCTCTAAAACAACAACATCGCCCACGAACGATCTGACCACCACCCAGTCGGACTGCGATCCCCCCTTCCTGGTGTTCGGCGATAGCGTGACCCTGGACGAAACCAGCGGGTTGCAGAACTTCACCGTTACGCCAAGCCCGGCGGGAGACGCCGACGACAATGACATCCTGCTGTCCGCCCTGCCCTCGGCCTTCGCCACCCGCTTGACCGCCCTGGGCGCCGGTACCGCCATGGACGCCGCCTTGAGTGGCTATACCGGTGCCGTGGGCGACACCGGCAGCAATGCCTTCACCCTCAACCTGACGCCCGGCGTCAACGTCCTCGATATCAAGTTCACCGACAGCCTGGGCGCGGCGCTCAATGGCCTGGACAGCGGGCTGGACACCCTCGATGGCACCAGCATCCTTCTCTATACCGATACGGATAACAACATCCTGCTGGGCCGGGCCGGCGGCCCTGACGGCGCGATCGTGTTCGCGGCCTATATCGAGGAAACCGGATCGCCGGTATCAGGCGGCAAGATCTGGACCGTGGAATACCAGCCGCTCAAGCATCCGGACGCCAGCAATCCGGACGATGCCCTCAACCTGCTGAACAAGGTGTTCGTCAGCACCGTCCAGGACGGATTCGACCTGACCAATGCACCTTCCGGGCAGAACCTGTTCCTGATGTTCACCGGGGCGAACCCGACGGTGGTCGATGACGGCGGTGTGCTGCGGGTCAGCGATCCGACGATCATCGCCACCGGTAAAGACCCGGCAGACCAGTCGAGCGGCGCGAATATAAACACTGGCGACAGGATCAATACCAGCCAGGGCGGTGGTGCGGTCACCATCGGTACCAACAACCAGATGATCACGGAACAGGAAGGCATCCGCCTGACCTTCGTCACCGGTGCCCGGCTGGATGTGACCGTGCCCAACCTGAGCCAGACCGAAGCGGATGTCGAAGACAACATCGACTTTACCGCCATGTTCAATGCGACGACGGCCAGTTTCGATGTCGTGCAACTGCAAGGTGGCAAGACTGCCGTGGTGAAGATCAGTGCCTACAGCACCGCGGTTGAAGACCGCGTGGACTTCGTCAACGGCTATGCGAACGATACGTCGGTAGCCATCACCAATGTGCGCGTCTTCGATAAAAGCACCGGGCTGCTGATCGAGAACTCCGACGGCTCGGTGAATGATCCGGGCATCGCCATCAGCTTTACGGGCGGGGTCGCAACCGTCACCGGCGTCAAGGCCAACTATCAGATCGAATACACCACCAGCGCCGATCACAACCGCGTGCTGATCGAGAACGGCGCAGCCGTGAACGCCAGGGGCGATAACCACGCCGATTTCGATATCGGTGGTTTCTCGCTGCGCCATCCCTCCACGATCACCAGCGAAATCGGCTCGCAGATGATCTTCGAGGACGATGGACCGGCAGCGGCCGGAACCGCCGAGGCCGGTACCGTCGATGAAGACGGCCTGGCCAATGGCATTGCCGGCGGTGTCGGCGACGTGCCTGGCGAGGTCACCAGCGTCAGCGGCAACGTGAGCGCCATCTTCCAGTCCGGCGTTGATGTGCCGCTGACTTACTCCCTGTCGAGCGACACCAGCGGCTTGCCTGCCCTGAGCTCCGGTGGAGTGGCGCTGGTCTACAGCGTGGTGGGCGACACCCTGACCGCCAAGGCCGGCGCCGTCGATGTGTTCACCTTCAGCCTCAGCGCCGCGGGCGCCTATAGCTTTACCCTGTTGCAACCGCTGGATCACCCAGCGGGCGACGACGAAAACGACATCACCCTTAACCTCGGCGCAATGCTGCAAGCCACCGACAAGGACAGCGATTCGGTAACCGCCGCGGCCGACAAGCTGGTGATTACCGTCGATGACGATACGCCAACGGCGAATGGCACCGCCGAAGCCGGCACCGTCGATGAAGATGGCCTGGCCAATGGTATTGCCGGTGGTGTCGGCGACGTACCGGGCGAAGCCACGACGGCCAGCGGCAGCGTCACGGCGATCTTCCAGTCCGGGGCCGATGTACCGCTGACTTACTCCTTGTCGAGCGATACCAGCGGCCTGCCAGCTCTCAGCTCCGGCGGAGTGGCGCTGGTGTACAGCGTTGCCGGCGATACCCTGACGGCCAAGGCTGGCGCAACCGATGTATTCACCTTCAGCCTCAGCGCGGCGGGCGCCTATAGCTTTACCCTGCTGCAACCGCTGGATCATCCAGCCGGCAACGATGAAAACGACATCACTCTCAACCTGGGCGCGATGCTGCAAGCCACCGACAAGGATGGCGATACGGTAACGGCCGCGGCCGAGAAACTGGTGATTACCGTCGATGACGACACGCCAACGGCGGCCGGGACTGCCGAAGCCGGCACCGTCGATGAAGATGGCCTGGCCAATGGTATTGCCGGTGGTGTCGGCGACGTACCGGGCGAAGCCACGACGGCCAGCGGCAGCGTCACGGCGATCTTCCAGTCCGGGGCCGATGTACCGCTGACTTACTCCCTGTCGAGCGATACCAGTGGCCTGCCAGCCCTGACGTCCGGTGGCGTCGCGCTGGTGTACAGCGTCGCTGGTGACACGCTGACCGCCAAGGCCGGTGCCGTCGATGTGTTCACCTTCAGCCTCAGCGCTACGGGTGACTACAGCTTTACCCTGCTGCAGCCACTGGATCATCCAGCCGGCAACGATGAAAACGACATCACCCTCAACCTCGGCACGCTGTTGCAAGCGACCGACAAGGATGGCGATACGGTGACGGCCGCCGCCGACAAGCTGGTGATTACCGTCGATGACGACACGCCAACGGCGAATGGCACCGCCGAAGCCGGCACCGTCGATGAAGATGGCCTGGCCAACGGCATCGCCGGCGGTATCGGCGACGTACCTGGCGAAGCCACCACGGCCAGCGGCAATGTGACGGCAATCTTCCAGTCCGGGGCCGACGTGCCGCTGACGTACTCCTTGTCGAGCGATACCAGTGGCCTGCCAGCCCTGAGTTCGGGCGGAGTGGCGCTGGTGTACAGCGTTGCCGGCGATACCCTGACCGCCAAGGCGGGCGCTGTCGATGTGTTTACCTTCAGCCTCAATGCCGCAGGTGACTACAGCTTCAGCCTGCTGCAGCCGCTGGATCATCCGGCCGGCAATGACGAAAACGACATCACCCTCAACCTGGGCGCGATGCTCCAGGCCACCGACAAGGACGGCGATACGGTGACGGCCGCTGCCGAGAAGCTGGTGATCACCGTCGATGACGACACGCCCACCGCCACCGGAACTGCCGAGGCCGGCACCGTCGATGAAGACGGCCTGGCCAACGGCATCGCCGGCGGTATCGGCGATGTGCCTGGCGAAGCCACCACGGCCAGCGGCAATGTGACGGCAATCTTCCAGTCCGGGGCCGACGTGCCGCTGACGTACTCCTTGTCGAGCGATACCAGTGGCCTGCCAGCCCTGAGTTCGGGTGGAGTGGCGCTGGTGTACAGCGTCGCTGGCGACACCCTGACCGCCAAGGCGGGCGCCGTCGATGTCTTCACCTTCAGCTTCAGTGCCGCCGGTGCCTACAGCTTTACCCTGCTGCAGCCACTGGATCACCCGGCCGGTAATGATGAAAACGACATCACCCTCAACCTGGGCGCAATGCTCCAGGCCACGGATAAAGATGGCGATACGGTGACGGCTGCCGCCGAGAAACTGGTGATCACCATCGATGACGACACGCCCACCGCAACCGGAACCGCCGAGGCTGGCACCGTCGATGAAGACGGCCTGACCAATGGTATTGCCGGCGGTGTCGGCGACGTACCTGGCGAAGCCACCACGGCCAGCGGCAGCGTGACAGGGATCTTCCAGTCCGGGGCCGATGTACCGCTGACTTACTCCCTGTCGAGCGATACCAGTGGCCTGCCAGCCCTGAGTTCGGGCGGAGTGGCGCTGGTCTATAGCGTTGCCGGCGACACCTTGACGGCCAAGGCTGGCGCAACCGATATATTCACCTTCAGCCTCAATGCTGCGGGTGACTACAGCTTCACCCTGCTCCAGCCGCTGGATCACCCCGCCGGCAATGACGAAAACGACATCACCCTCAACCTGGGCGCAATGCTCCAGGCCACGGATAAAGATGGCGATACGGTGACGGCTGCCGCCGAGAAGCTGGTGATCACCGTCGATGACGACACGCCCACCGCCACCGGAACCGCCGAGGCCGGCACCGTCGATGAAGACGGCCTGGCCAACGGCATCGCCGGCGGTATCGGCGATGTGCCTGGCGAAGCCACCACGGCCAGCGGCAATGTCACGGCGATCTTCCAGTCCGGGGCCGACGTGCCGCTGACTTACTCCCTGTCGAGCGATACCAGCGGCCTGCCAGCCCTGAGTTCGGGTGGAGTGGCGCTGGTGTACAGCGTCGCCGGCGACACCCTGACCGCCAAGGCGGGCGCCGTCGATGTGTTCACCTTCAGCCTCAATGCCGCCGGTGACTACAGCTTCAGCCTGCTGCAACCGCTGGATCATCCGGCCGGCAATGACGAAAACGACATCACCCTCAACCTGGGCGCAATGCTCCAGGCCACGGATAAAGATGGCGATACGGTGACGGCTGCCGCCGAGAAACTGGTGATCACCATCGATGACGACACGCCCACCGCAACCGGAACTGCCGAGGCCGGCACCGTCGATGAAGACGGCCTGGCCAATGGTATTGCCGGCGGTGTCGGCGACGTGCCTGGTGAGGCCACCACCGCCAGCGGCAGCGTGACGGGTACCTTCCAGTCCGGCGCCGATGTGCCGCTGACTTACTCCCTGTCGAGCGACACCAGCGGCTTGCCAGCGCTGAGCTCGGGCGGCGTGGCGCTGGTCTACAGCGTTGCCGGCGATACCCTGACGGCCAAGGCTGGCGCAACCGATGTATTCACCTTCAGCCTTAGCGCCGCGGGTGACTACAACTTCACCCTGCTGCAACCCTTGGATCATCCAGCCGGCAACGATGAAAACGACATCACCCTCAACCTGGGCGCAATGCTCCAGGCCACGGATAAAGATGGCGATACGGTGACGGCTGCCGCCGAGAAACTGGTGATCACCGTCGATGACGACACGCCCACCGCAACCGGAACCGCCGAGGCTGGCACCGTCGATGAAGACGGCCTGACCAATGGTATTGCCGGCGGTGTCGGCGACGTACCTGGCGAAGCCACCACGGCCAGCGGCAGCGCCACGGCGATCTTCCAGTCCGGGGCCGATGTACCGCTGACTTACTCCCTGTCGAGCGATACCAGTGGCCTGCCAGCCCTGAGTTCGGGCGGAGTGGCGCTGGTCTATAGCGTTGCCGGCGACACCTTGACGGCCAAGGCTGGCGCAACCGATATATTCACCTTCAGCCTCAATGCTGCGGGTGACTACAGCTTCACCCTGCTCCAGCCGCTGGATCACCCCGCCGGCAATGACGAAAACGACATCACCCTCAACCTGGGCACGATGTTCCAGGCCACCGACAAGGACGGCGATACGGTAACGGCCGCCGCCGACAAACTGGTGATCACCGTCGATGACGACACACCCACCGCAACCGGAACTGCCGCGGCCGGCACCGTCGACGAGGACGGCCTGGCCAATGGCATTGCCGGTGGTATTGGTGATGTGGCGGGTGAAGCCACCGTGGCCAATGGCAGCGTCAGCGGTGTCTTCCAGTCCGGTGCCGACGTGCCGCTGACTTACGCCTTGTCGAGTGATACCAGTGGCTTGCCAGCCCTGAGTTCGGGCGGCGTGGCGCTGGTCTATAGCGTCGCTGGCGATACCCTGACGGCCAAGGCCGGTACCACGGATGTATTCACCTTCAGCCTCAGCGCCGCGGGTGCCTACAGCTTCACCCTGCTGCAGCCGCTGGATCACCCCGCCGGTAACGACGAAAACGACATCACCCTCAACCTGGGGACCTTGCTGAAAGCCACCGACAGGGACGGCGACACGGTAACCGCCGCGCCCGACAAGCTGGTGATCACCGTCGATGACGACACCCCAACGGCGAATGGCACCGCCGAGGCCGGCACCGTCGACGAGGACGGCCTGGCCAATGGCATCGCCGGCGGTATCGGCGACGTGCCGGGCGAGGTCACCACGGTCAGCGGCAACGTTACCGGCATCTTCCAGTCCGGGGCCGACGTACCGCTGAGTTACTCCTTGTCGAGTAATACCAGCGGCTTGCCAGCCCTGAGCTCCGGCGGAGTGGCACTGACCTACAGCGTCCTGGGCAACACCCTGACCGCCAAGGCCGGCGCGACTGACGTGTTCACCCTCAGCCTGACGGTAGCGGGTGCCTACACCTTCAGCCTGCTCCAGCCGCTGGATCATGCGGCGGGCAACGATGAGAACGACCTCGTCCTCAACCTGGGCACCCTGCTGCAGGCCACCGACAAGGATGGCGACACCGTGACCGCCGCGGCCGACAAACTGGTGATTACCGTCGATGACGACACGCCGACCCTGGCCTTCGGCAACCTGATCGGCACGGGGACCGACCAGGCGCAACAAGGCTACTGGAACATGGCCGCCGGCGCCGACGGGCTGGGTGCGGCCGGCCTGGACATCTCGCTGGTGAACGGCCAGTTCACCCTGGTCCGGCCGGACGATACGACCACCACCGGCACCGGTACGCTGGTCGAGCAGTCGCCGTCACCCGACGCCAATGGCGCGTATCAGTTCGCGGGCACCTTGACCGGTGACTTCGACAACAATGCGGCCACGGCGGATACCACCGTGCACTACACGCTGAGCGCCTACGCCAACGGCACTTATGCGCTGGACCTGGAGGAAGGCTTCCGTTCGACCATCGTCCTCAGCAGTGCCGACGGTTCGCTGGATGCCGGTGGCCCGGACCCCGTGCGTACACTGACCATCGGTAGCGAGGACATCGTGTTCTTCGGCGCCAACCCGCTGGCTCCGGCAAGCGGCGCGAACAGCATTCAGACCGGCATCGGGCTTGGAGCGTCCGACCCTACCGAAGCGCAACTGCAAACCAACCCACTGCCGTCGTTCATCGGCTCGGCGGCCCTGAACGTCAGCACGGCCGGCATCGGCATCGCCAACAACCTGCTCCAGGGCGACAACCAGGCGGCGATCGGCGCGGCCGATGAAAGCTTCGTGGTCAATCCGGAAAGCCTGCTGACAAGCATGAAGGTGTTTATCGACAACTCCGTGGGCGGTTACAACACGGCCACCGAGGACCTGTACTACAGGGTCTTCTACGAAGATGGCACCTTCTCCAACCTGATCGAGGTCAACACCCTGACGCCAGAGGCCGGTGGGCAGGTGTCCTTCACCGTCGGGCAATCGGCGACGTCGCTGATCGATGCGGTCCAGCTGATAATGGCCCGGGGCGAGATCAAGATCCCGACGATCGAGTTCACCCACGAGACCGAGAGCCTGGCCAGCGACGTCAAGCTGGCGTTCAACGCGACGGTGACGGACAAGGATGGCGATACCGCGACCAGCGCGTTCGACGCCAACCTGTTCGCCAACGACACGGCCGACGCGCTCTTCGACTTCAGGCTGGTGGGCACCACGGGTGAGCGGGATGCCTTCAACATCGACCTGTCGGTGGCCGAGAACCAGTACCAGGTCAGCGGCTTCGATGCCGGAGCAGGCCAGCGCGATGCGGTGGTGCTCATCGGTGACCCGGGCGCCGTCGTGCAATCGGTCGACAACACTGGCGCCGACAGCGTGGTGACGGTGGCCGAGACGGGCGGGCAGATAACGACCATTACCCTGGTCGGGGTCGATCTGCTCAATACCGACATTGTGATGGGCAGCGTCTGA